The Miscanthus floridulus cultivar M001 chromosome 7, ASM1932011v1, whole genome shotgun sequence genome includes a region encoding these proteins:
- the LOC136464903 gene encoding probable E3 ubiquitin-protein ligase ATL44, which translates to MRTPAGLLHSAISDTPSPAASLPLLLHAHAEEQQQQQAISVDSNTVVILASLLCALICVAGLALVARCACRRGGGGASVSLVASSGGNSSGGRSSAQPPRGLEKAAIEALPTVSVSSSLNKLKGRTREDDKECAICLAGFAEGDQLRVLPRCAHGFHAACIDTWLAAHASCPSCRATIVVSVISPSPPPLCRRCGAACCDLQDAMAAPETAAAVGLLTPWPIDGASLSSSTSIH; encoded by the coding sequence ATGCGCACTCCGGCGGGCCTCCTCCACTCAGCCATCTCTGACACCCCATCTCCGGCTGCTTCTTTgcctctcctgctccatgctcatGCAGaggagcagcaacagcagcaggccaTCTCCGTGGACTCCAACACGGTGGTCATCCTGGCGTCCCTCCTCTGCGCCCTCATCTGCGTGGCCGGCCTTGCGCTCGTCGCCCGGTGCGCCTgccgcagaggaggaggaggagcctctgTGTCACTGGTGGCCAGTAGCGGCGGCAACAGCTCTGGCGGCAGGTCGTCCGCCCAGCCGCCCAGGGGGCTGGAGAAGGCGGCCATCGAGGCGCTGCCCACCGTCTCCGTCTCTTCTTCCCTGAATAAACTGAAAGGAAGGACAAGAGAGGACGACAAGGAGTGCGCCATCTGCCTGGCGGGGTTCGCGGAGGGAGACCAGCTCCGCGTGCTGCCGCGCTGCGCCCACGGCTTCCACGCGGCCTGCATCGATACCTGGCTCGCCGCCCACGCCAGCTGCccctcctgccgcgccaccatcgTCGTCTCCGTCAtctcgccatcgccgccgccgctgtgccGGAGGTGCGGGGCAGCCTGCTGCGACCTGCAGGACGCCATGGCAGCACCGGAGACTGCTGCTGCTGTGGGCTTGCTTACTCCTTGGCCGATCGATGGAGCGAGCTTGTCATCATCCACATCCATCCACTGA
- the LOC136464904 gene encoding outer envelope pore protein 21, chloroplastic-like isoform X3 → METSLRLRSGGGLRIHAKEKLPLGHSSLLQAHAELDLHKSPAGVTAPSYLALFVRHFYPQTKTAGAVELAWTILDFKQGQDVRLKVGYELYDKVPYFQLRENSWTLNAYMDGKWDVRFEM, encoded by the exons ATGGAGACCTCGCTGCGCCTGCGCAGTGGCGGCGGCCTCCGCATCCACGCCAAGGAGAAGCTGCCCCTCGGACACAGCTCGCTGCTGCAG GCTCATGCGGAGCTCGACCTCCACAAAAGCCCCGCCGGAGTTACTGCCCCGAGTTACCTCGCTCTCTTTGTCAGGCACTTCTACCCCCAG ACAAAGACAGCTGGAGCCGTTGAATTGGCCTGGACCATACTTGACTTCAAACAGGGCCAAGATGTAAGGCTCAAAGTTGGCTACGAATTGTATGACAAG GTGCCTTATTTCCAGCTTAGAGAAAACAGTTGGACGCTGAATGCTTATATGGATGGGAAATGGGATGTTAGATTTGAAATGTGA
- the LOC136464904 gene encoding outer envelope pore protein 21, chloroplastic-like isoform X1: METSLRLRSGGGLRIHAKEKLPLGHSSLLQAHAELDLHKSPAGVTAPSYLALFVRHFYPQLSANLGAGVQLHNGDDLSYSLRAKKAVLFKPDNGFLGLNLKGRLLIDKEFKPTKTAGAVELAWTILDFKQGQDVRLKVGYELYDKVPYFQLRENSWTLNAYMDGKWDVRFEM, translated from the exons ATGGAGACCTCGCTGCGCCTGCGCAGTGGCGGCGGCCTCCGCATCCACGCCAAGGAGAAGCTGCCCCTCGGACACAGCTCGCTGCTGCAG GCTCATGCGGAGCTCGACCTCCACAAAAGCCCCGCCGGAGTTACTGCCCCGAGTTACCTCGCTCTCTTTGTCAGGCACTTCTACCCCCAG CTATCAGCCAACCTCGGAGCTGGCGTCCAGTTGCACAACGGCGATGACCTCTCCTACAGCCTTCGCGCCAAGAAGGCCGTCCTGTTCAAACCAGACAATGGCTTCCTAGGCCTAAACCTCAAAGGACGCCTACTTATCGACAAAGAGTTCAAGCCG ACAAAGACAGCTGGAGCCGTTGAATTGGCCTGGACCATACTTGACTTCAAACAGGGCCAAGATGTAAGGCTCAAAGTTGGCTACGAATTGTATGACAAG GTGCCTTATTTCCAGCTTAGAGAAAACAGTTGGACGCTGAATGCTTATATGGATGGGAAATGGGATGTTAGATTTGAAATGTGA
- the LOC136464904 gene encoding outer envelope pore protein 21, chloroplastic-like isoform X2: METSLRLRSGGGLRIHAKEKLPLGHSSLLQAHAELDLHKSPAGVTAPSYLALFVRHFYPQLSANLGAGVQLHNGDDLSYSLRAKKAVLFKPDNGFLGLNLKGRLLIDKEFKPTKTAGAVELAWTILDFKQGQDVRLKVGYELYDKSRMHGCRVVKHD; encoded by the exons ATGGAGACCTCGCTGCGCCTGCGCAGTGGCGGCGGCCTCCGCATCCACGCCAAGGAGAAGCTGCCCCTCGGACACAGCTCGCTGCTGCAG GCTCATGCGGAGCTCGACCTCCACAAAAGCCCCGCCGGAGTTACTGCCCCGAGTTACCTCGCTCTCTTTGTCAGGCACTTCTACCCCCAG CTATCAGCCAACCTCGGAGCTGGCGTCCAGTTGCACAACGGCGATGACCTCTCCTACAGCCTTCGCGCCAAGAAGGCCGTCCTGTTCAAACCAGACAATGGCTTCCTAGGCCTAAACCTCAAAGGACGCCTACTTATCGACAAAGAGTTCAAGCCG ACAAAGACAGCTGGAGCCGTTGAATTGGCCTGGACCATACTTGACTTCAAACAGGGCCAAGATGTAAGGCTCAAAGTTGGCTACGAATTGTATGACAAG AGTAGAATGCATGGGTGTAGGGTGGTGAAACATGATTAA
- the LOC136466339 gene encoding uncharacterized protein — translation MDGDDSMDPADLYSMDDFLQEQEILDDLGDHIVAEMQSVADVIQGGRNQLDEYLKMGESTGVECLKKFVQGVIAVYGEEYLRRPTVQDVERLLEIGERRGFPGMIGSIDCMHWHWEKCPYAWKGQYTRGDQGVPTIILEAVASHDRWIWHAFFGVAGSNNDINVLNQSTLFVDQLRGEAPQVQYFVNGRQYSKPYYLADGIYPEWAVFVKSIRAPQSAEHKLFSEHQVWVGSALKCCGMMMGPGLSGPAHGPSSLLVPPILPAGGG, via the exons ATGGATGGAGATGACAGCATGGACCCTGCTGATCTGTACTCCATGGATGATTTTCTTCAAGAGCAagaaattctagatgatttaGGCGATCATATAGTAGCTGAGATGCAGTCCGTTGCTGATGTCATACAAGGTGGAAGAA ACCAGCTAGATGAGTACTTGAAGATGGGAGAAAGTACTGGTGTGGAGTGCTTGAAAAAGTTTGTTCAGGGAGTCATTGCTGTATACGGTGAAGAGTACTTGAGACGCCCCACAGTACAAGATGTGGAACGATTGTTGGAGATCGGTGAGCGTCGTGGTTTTCCTGGCATGATAGGGAGCATTGACTGCATGCATTGGCATTGGGAAAAATGTCCGTATGCATGGAAGGGACAGTATACCCGTGGTGATCAAGGTGTGCCAACAATCATTCTAGAGGCTGTTGCTTCCCATGACAGATGGATATGGCATGCTTTCTTTGGAGTGGCGGGGTCCAACAATGACATTAATGTGCTGAATCAATCTACTTTGTTCGTCGATCAGTTAAGAGGAGAAGCTCCCCAGGTGCAGTACTTTGTGAATGGAAGGCAATATAGCAAACCTTATTATCTTGCAGATGGAATATACCCAGAGTGGGCTGTTTTTGTTAAGTCCATACGTGCACCACAATCAGCTGAGCACAAGCTGTTTTCGGAACATCAAGTCTGGGTTGGGAGTGCCCTAAAATGCTGTGGTATGATGATGGGGCCCGGCCTATCCGGCCCCGCCCATGGCCCATCATCTCTCCTCGTCCCCCCTATCCTACCCGCAGGCGGCGGCTAA